TCTTTTTCAGCAACGCTACTGCTGCGgcatttgtttaatttgaatattcatagATATTCTCGTTTTCATCAGTTACATTAATAAAAGTAGACACTGTGTTCTACATTCAAAAACTAagaatagaataataataaaattagataCTCTGTTGTATCggacaaaatatttattacaaattATCCTACATGTTCATATTTCAAACTATCATCTCGGCAACAACTTGGACAGCCTCAACAAATGACGAACAAACTTTGTACGGTGGTGGCAAGATCATGTCTTCATCGCCTGCCAGGTATTTACCAGTTTTAACTAATATCCCTTTGATTCCAACTGCTTGTGCACCAGCCACATCATCTTTCACATCCTGGAatcatttgataaaaaattcattattgtCTTTTGGGAGATATTTAAATATGTAGTAGCCAAAAAAACTCACATCGCCTATCATCACTGCTTCTTCTGGCTTAGTTTCTCCCAAAGCGGTGAGGAAGAAATCCGCAGTCGGTTTTCCTATTATCTCAGCTTTGACATTAGCTGAATATTCTAAGCCTTTAACAAACGCTCCAGGTCCTAAGGCCAAACCATCGCTACATTTGTAGTATCTTCCTTCGTGAAGAGCAATCAGAGATGAACCTTCGAGGAGAAGTCTAAAACGAATAGTAAATAAGAATCATTGATAATATTGGTGATGCTGTACCTGATTTGCAGGTGTAACATTTATGTATAGCTATACCTGAAGGCTGTGTTTAATTGGttgtaatgaaattttgaaggtgCTAGACCGACAACCACAGCATTTAGTTGACCTTCCTTGGACAAATCTGTGAAATCTTCCACAGCTGCATCATCAATCAATAATAGTGGATTCAGTTGACGAGAAATCAAAACTTGTCTTGCTGCTTGGAGGGAACTAAAGATCTCATCTTTGGCAATGACAAAACCAAGTTTCTTCAGACGATCGTGCAACAACTTCTGAGATTCTTTGGTTGTGTTTGTAACAAATCTGATGAATGCACCAGTTTCACGAAGTCTATGTCAAAATTCGTCATAATGTTAGAATTGTTTACAATCGTCCGGTAGTTTTAATGTCGACGCTTTCAACCATTGACATAGTAAGCTAGAATGACTTATGAGCTATGAGGTACATTAATGTCAGGCAATAACCTTTTCAAAGCTTCCACAGCCCCTGGAATAACATTATCATCTACATGCAGTGTTCCACTGAGATCGATTAGTACAGTCTTTATTTTCCGTGCcatgttatcgttattataacaGTGATGAATACCAGCGATAAATTCCCAATTTGAGCCTTTGATTCTTAATGAAGTGGCGTATCATAACGTCATTTCTTAAGGTGCTATTTTATTGTGTCACATTTACTATTATCTACGTGCTATGAAACTCAACTTTTTGAGGCTGCGATGCTGCACTTTGACGCTACACTGAATCTTGATAAGATTATAAATGgatctctcaattttctctgATGCGGGGGGTTACCTGCAAACGTCATTTGAGCTTGAAGCCACACACTTCAAGTTGAAAGAAAGATTCCATCAGAGTGCTAACAAATGCAGGCCAGCTtcaccatcccagatttatttctaattttttcctgattatatctcatttttcccgagtaattttcgattttttaagtaattattcaattaccaCATCTTCCCCGCCGAAAAAGTGACAACTAGCGCCAAAAAGCGTAACACCGGCTCGCGGAACTCGGATGAACTaaaatttcaagtttcttgccccttgacgccACGAGACCCGCCTTACAACAAAGATGTAATTTCGTTGACTGATaataactaacaataagaagaataagagtGCATCCTCAAAAGCAGAGGGGCTAGACTGACAgctagaaaattgaattcaatctAGAGAAGAGTCCTATCAtacttggttgttttttgGCATGAATACCAGAAGAGTTGATCACTGctattcgtttcattcttccAGGTCGAACTGTATTTATCCCAGAGGAGAATGCACAGCTGAAATGACAGAGTCCTTGTGGTACACGtcagatgttattattacaccccTGTGTACCTTAGCGGAAAGTCAGTGCTGGTGTGTCGCTGGACAAGGTCCAGCTGCCCACCGCAAGCATGTTGTTGCTCTGCTTTTGAAAACGACACAGAGAGTTGGAGGAGAAGAAATCATACTTCCTAGTACATGTATCTACTCGAGAACTGCAGTCATTCCATACTGGCCCTATTTCTGAACCCCTCTTGAAGTTCAAGGTATGCCATTGGttaaaaatattggaaaaaatttctttacttCCTCAGGATATGAATGTAAATCAGCTGGAGACTCGGGATCCTATACAAGAAGAATTATAACTACAGGATCCGAAATGCGTGCATCAAATTTCGTAGATCTCATAACAGCTCAGTGCCTACCAAGCATACTATTATGCCAGTCAAcgcatttcaaattattttcactctttcaatcgattaattggcgataactcgatcaatttcatagatggaattattttgcttgcagattcggattcctgagatcaaaatacatgaggatagcgtgaggAGCCCTTcacaaaaaaatctgtgctttcatctcagattttgagaaaattccaaggctataggctcactgtttttttcggcaaaaacgtggagtatcccccagaataattccaggacgcttttcctacgttaaattgcgtgataaacacaacgccgtcgtttgaattgagccGGCATTGAATCCCAacaagatatcctcaatttttcacttttgcaatcgattaattggcgataactcgatcaatttcatagatggaattattctgcttgcagatttggattcctgagatcaaaatatataaGGATAGCGTGAGGAGCCCTTcacaaaaaaatctgtgctttcctctcacattttgagaagattccaaggctgtaggcttaccatttttttcggcaaaaaagtgaaagattcCCCAGAATGATtgcaggacgcttttcctacgtaaaaaagcgtatcgaactgAAAGCCGTTAATCAAATTAAGCTGGCGcaagatcccatcgagatatctttgattttttactttttcgatcgattaattggcgataactcgatcaatttcatagataaaattattctgcttgcagattcggattcctgagatcaaaatacatgaggatagcatgAGGAGCCCTTcacaaaaaaatctgtgctttcatctcagattttgagaagattccaaggctgtaggcttaccgtttttttcggcaaaaaagtgaaagattcCCCAGAATGATtgcaggacgcttttcctacgtaaaaaagcgtatcgaactgaaagccgtcaatcaaattgagctggcgcaagatcccatcgagatatctttgattttttactttttcgatcgattaattggcgataactcgatcaatttcatagataaaattattctgcttgcagattcggattcctgagatcaaaatacataaggatagcatGAGGAGCCCTTcacaaaaaaatctgtgctttcctctcacattttgagaagattccaaggctgtaggcttaccatttttttcggcaaaaaagtgaaagattcCCCAGAATGATtgcaggacgcttttcctacgtaaaaaagcgtatcgaactgAAAGCCGTCAATCAAATTAAGCTGGCGcaagatcccatcgagatatctttgattttttactttttcgatcgattaattggcgataactcgatcaatttcgtaGATGGAATCATTCTGctcgcagattcggattcctcagatcgaaatacatgtacCTATTGTGATAAACCCTTCAGAAAAAATCCTTTGTCAGAGAACatgcatttttctattcaataaaTCCATGTAATATGCTCAATAACGTGTTAGAATTCATTTCCAATCCTCGCCGAAAAGCCCCCTCAAATCGACAGtttattaattagttattatttatacgttttaTTTAATCAACACAAAATGTAGcgcaaataatattgataaaggTACAACTGCTcgtagaaagaaaacgaattcgCAAATAATACCAAAGTATAATACacagtataatatacgttcggGTGTGTGAATAAACTCCGCCGTGTTCGTCTCATCGGAGAATACGTCAGTAAagaaatgatttatttattaattttatacatttatacaatattcaATGATAAACcatggtatattttcatatttccttgAATTCTGTGCAGAGAGTCTCGCAATAAAGTCGTAAGAAGTCTTGGTCGTAAGGTTCGACGCGGGGCAAAATCGTAGATATGGCTGATTTTCGAGTCGCCGGGGCGAAAATTTGAcgtcaaaaaatgaattttggtatcaggagaatatGATGAGCGAGGAACCAGGGAATCAGGAGACTAtacgcaaacgttagtaactcgtcgaaaaaaaaaaaaaaagacgggcGAAGCGTCCCATTGGTTGCCCGGCGCCATCATGCTTTTTGGCGCCTGAAACCAATAGGAACCCGCGAAAAAGCTCGGAGCAAACTCGTCTcctatttcgacgagttactaacgtttgcgcaTCATCCCCCAATTTCAAAATGGACCCCGTCGCCGGATTGAACATGAATCAAATTGGCAGAGCAGATGTTAATTTAAAAGGGTTAATTAATAGTATATTCGGACAAATGAAGATTATTTATACAGCAGTGCATTGAGTGAGTCTTGCAAAATTGTTCAGCAtatggaataataattgattttttcgtagGAATAGCTTGAAAATCAGCGGCATGACACTGCGAGTACATCACGTTATTTTGCGAATGCTCAACCTCTACTCTAACGATTGTATGACAGCTCCCAGACGATTGCACCAGATGAGATTCCTATGCGTGCTGACActtaattatacaattagtaAAGGTATGATCTTCTAACATGCttctcagattttgaaaagataaaaaaggctataggcttatcgtttttttcggcaagGACGTGAAAGATTCTCCAGAatattccaggacgcttttcctacgtgaaaAAGCGTATCAAACAAGAAACCGtcaatcaaattgagctagcgtaagatcccatcaagatatctttgatttttcactttttcgatcgattaattggcgataactcgatcaatttcatagatggaattattttgcttgcagattcggattcctgagatcaaagtacatgaggatagcgtacggcacccttcaaaaaaaaatctgtgctttcatctcagattttgagaaaattccaaggctgtaggcttactgtttttttcggcaaaaacgtggagtatcccccagaataattccagaacgtttttcctacgtaaaattgcgtgatgaacacaacgccgtcgtttgaattgagctggcatgaaatcccaacgagatatcctcaatttttcactttttcaatcgattaattggcgataactcgatcgattttatagatggaattattttgcttgcagattcggattcctgagatcgaaatacatgagaatagcgtgAGGCacccttcgaaaaaaaatctgtgctgtcctctcagattttgagaaaattccaaggctataggctcactgtttttttcggcaaaaacgtcgagtatcccccagaataattccaggacgcttttcctacgtaaagctgcatgataaacacaacgccgtcgtttgaattgagctggcatgaaatcccaacgagatatcctcaatttttcactttttcaatcgattaattggcgataactcgatcaatttcatagatggaattattttgcttgcagattcggattcctgagatcaaaatacatgaggatagcgtacggcacccttcaaaaaaaaatctgtgctgtcatctcagattttgagaaaattccaaggctgtaggcttactgtttttttcggcaaaaacgtgg
This region of Athalia rosae chromosome 7, iyAthRosa1.1, whole genome shotgun sequence genomic DNA includes:
- the LOC105689686 gene encoding haloacid dehalogenase-like hydrolase domain-containing protein 2 yields the protein MARKIKTVLIDLSGTLHVDDNVIPGAVEALKRLRETGAFIRFVTNTTKESQKLLHDRLKKLGFVIAKDEIFSSLQAARQVLISRQLNPLLLIDDAAVEDFTDLSKEGQLNAVVVGLAPSKFHYNQLNTAFRLLLEGSSLIALHEGRYYKCSDGLALGPGAFVKGLEYSANVKAEIIGKPTADFFLTALGETKPEEAVMIGDDVKDDVAGAQAVGIKGILVKTGKYLAGDEDMILPPPYKVCSSFVEAVQVVAEMIV